The Gymnodinialimonas sp. 57CJ19 genome includes a window with the following:
- a CDS encoding 16S rRNA (uracil(1498)-N(3))-methyltransferase translates to MKNRPKIRLYVDHPLGEAQSVPVSRDHANYLFNVMRLGVGAEVALFNGQDGEWRAEVAAKGKRGGVLVCAEQTAPQMMPPDVWLLFAPIKKARTDFIVEKAAELGAARILPVRTDFTNSERLRQDKLQAHAMEAAEQCGGTFVPPVAEIQPLEKLLEGWDASRMLVFADETLADDPSSAPERGLLAAVPAPAAILIGPEGGFSDAERARLRALPFVHTMSLGPRILRADTAAVAALTLWQAAQGDWG, encoded by the coding sequence ATGAAAAATCGCCCGAAAATCCGCCTCTATGTAGATCACCCCTTGGGGGAGGCGCAAAGCGTTCCCGTGTCGCGGGACCATGCCAACTATCTGTTCAACGTGATGCGCCTTGGCGTCGGCGCGGAAGTGGCGCTGTTCAATGGCCAGGACGGGGAATGGCGGGCCGAGGTGGCGGCCAAGGGAAAACGCGGCGGCGTGTTGGTCTGCGCCGAGCAGACCGCGCCACAGATGATGCCACCCGATGTGTGGCTGCTGTTTGCGCCGATCAAGAAGGCGCGCACGGATTTTATCGTGGAAAAGGCCGCTGAACTGGGCGCGGCGCGGATCCTGCCCGTGCGTACGGATTTTACCAATTCCGAAAGGCTGCGACAGGACAAGTTGCAGGCCCACGCGATGGAGGCGGCCGAGCAATGCGGCGGGACGTTTGTGCCGCCGGTGGCAGAGATCCAGCCGTTGGAAAAGCTACTGGAGGGGTGGGATGCTTCGCGGATGCTTGTCTTTGCCGACGAGACTTTGGCCGACGATCCTTCCTCGGCCCCTGAGCGGGGCCTCCTCGCAGCGGTGCCTGCGCCAGCGGCGATCTTGATCGGACCCGAGGGCGGGTTCTCCGATGCCGAACGGGCGCGTTTGCGGGCGCTGCCCTTCGTACATACCATGTCCCTGGGGCCGCGCATTTTGCGGGCCGACACCGCCGCCGTTGCGGCCTTGACGCTTTGGCAGGCGGCGCAGGGGGATTGGGGATGA
- the ubiA gene encoding 4-hydroxybenzoate octaprenyltransferase, producing MSAQGDGQDTPADADVKVADAVSGNWVDTLAPAATRPYLRLSRADRPIGTWLLLLPCWWGLMLAIAAAPATATSFDAWIFIGCGLGAFLMRGAGCTWNDITDRHLDGSVARTASRPIPSGQVSVKGALAWMVAQALVSLLILLTFNWTAIALGVASCALVCIYPFAKRFTWWPQVFLGTAFNWGALLAWAAHTGSLSAAPILLYLGGISWTLFYDTIYAHQDREDDAMIGIKSTARLFGDNTQAWLRFFLVLTVCLIGLGVIVALLPSQNVLALVVALAGVWAMGWHLSWQLIHLNIHDADTCLRLFRSNRNAGLIPVLFFACAALV from the coding sequence ATGAGCGCGCAGGGCGATGGACAAGACACTCCGGCAGATGCTGACGTAAAAGTCGCTGACGCCGTGTCGGGTAACTGGGTCGACACCCTCGCCCCCGCGGCAACCCGTCCCTACTTGCGCCTGAGCCGCGCGGATCGCCCGATTGGCACTTGGCTGTTGCTGTTGCCTTGCTGGTGGGGGCTGATGTTGGCCATCGCGGCGGCCCCTGCGACAGCCACGAGCTTTGACGCCTGGATCTTCATCGGTTGCGGGCTTGGCGCGTTTCTGATGCGCGGCGCGGGCTGCACCTGGAACGACATCACCGACCGCCACCTTGACGGCTCGGTCGCGCGCACGGCGTCTCGGCCCATCCCTTCGGGGCAGGTCTCGGTAAAAGGGGCCTTGGCCTGGATGGTGGCCCAAGCCCTTGTGTCCCTGCTGATCCTTCTGACGTTCAACTGGACCGCCATCGCCCTTGGCGTGGCCTCTTGCGCGTTGGTCTGCATCTACCCTTTCGCCAAACGGTTCACCTGGTGGCCGCAGGTGTTTCTTGGCACCGCGTTCAACTGGGGCGCCTTGCTGGCTTGGGCCGCCCACACCGGAAGCCTGTCCGCCGCGCCTATCCTTCTCTACCTCGGGGGCATCAGCTGGACCCTGTTCTACGATACGATCTACGCCCACCAGGACCGCGAAGACGACGCCATGATTGGCATCAAATCCACCGCCCGACTATTTGGCGACAACACCCAGGCCTGGCTGCGCTTCTTCCTCGTTCTTACGGTCTGCCTTATCGGCCTGGGCGTGATCGTGGCGCTGCTGCCGTCCCAAAACGTCTTGGCCCTCGTCGTTGCCCTTGCGGGGGTTTGGGCCATGGGCTGGCACCTGTCTTGGCAATTGATCCACCTGAACATCCACGACGCCGACACCTGCCTGCGCCTGTTCCGCTCCAACCGGAATGCCGGCTTGATCCCTGTGCTGTTTTTCGCCTGTGCCGCACTCGTTTGA
- a CDS encoding OmpA family protein, translating into MSNKDRISALVGPASFAAAGGLSVVTAIFAALTIEHRSTEDIITSLEADGIHWVEVSANGLQVFLDGTAPDEATRFRAETRASAMVDADRVINRLEVAAFEVSEPPRFSLDMLRNGDGIQLIGLIPGPEGDEAFAVAEAIADIAGSADVVNMVETASLAAPENWDAALAYGLRALEALPRSKVTVLADRVEVEAVAETREQRAEFVARLQQNQPSGVEVVLDISAPRPVITPFTLRFVRDAGGARFETCTADTPAARDQIVSAGRTAGATGTVPCTIGLGVPSPSWGDAVATSLAALTELGNGSVTLSDADVTLIAAQGTAQDHFDTVVGELDADLPAVFSLQAILPEPETLASTGPARFTATYDAEQGARLRGRLPDGRIGESVESFATAIFGADRTDLATRGVPDLPQGWSVRVMAGLTALSELEDGMLTVEPDVLRLSGRTGDDEMISRLTRQLSEDLGPGVNFQMDVRYDETLDPIASQPTPEQCEARIREIQDETKITFDPGSTEINRAAGAVLDQIADVLPDCLHVSMEIGGHTDAQGGEDMNLNLSQARADAVLNGLLARGVLVSNLTAQGYGESQPIADNDTEDGREQNRRIDFRLLASAEIVDAAADADDQPRTRGGVLAAGAIADWPFDIRPLPRPIAPPEASDAN; encoded by the coding sequence ATGTCAAACAAAGACCGCATATCCGCACTGGTCGGCCCCGCCTCCTTCGCAGCAGCGGGCGGCCTGTCCGTTGTCACCGCGATATTCGCGGCCCTCACGATCGAACATCGCTCCACCGAGGACATCATCACCTCGCTGGAAGCCGATGGCATCCATTGGGTCGAGGTGTCGGCCAACGGCTTGCAAGTCTTCCTCGATGGCACCGCCCCGGACGAGGCCACGCGCTTCCGCGCCGAAACCCGCGCCAGCGCCATGGTCGATGCGGACCGGGTGATCAACCGCCTTGAGGTCGCCGCCTTCGAAGTGTCCGAGCCGCCCCGGTTTTCCCTCGATATGTTGCGCAATGGTGATGGCATCCAGTTGATCGGCCTGATCCCGGGCCCCGAAGGCGATGAAGCATTCGCCGTCGCCGAAGCGATTGCCGATATCGCGGGCTCTGCCGATGTGGTGAACATGGTCGAAACCGCCAGCCTCGCCGCGCCCGAGAACTGGGACGCCGCCCTCGCTTATGGCCTCCGCGCGCTCGAGGCGCTGCCGCGCTCCAAGGTGACGGTGCTTGCCGACCGGGTAGAGGTCGAGGCCGTGGCCGAAACCCGGGAACAGCGGGCCGAATTCGTCGCCCGCCTGCAACAGAACCAACCCTCCGGCGTCGAGGTCGTTCTCGATATCTCGGCCCCGCGCCCGGTCATCACCCCCTTCACCCTGCGCTTCGTGCGCGATGCCGGGGGCGCGCGCTTTGAAACCTGTACCGCCGACACCCCCGCGGCCCGCGATCAGATCGTTTCTGCCGGACGCACCGCCGGGGCCACCGGCACCGTGCCCTGCACCATCGGCCTTGGCGTGCCGTCCCCCTCTTGGGGCGATGCCGTCGCCACCTCCTTGGCGGCACTGACGGAACTGGGCAATGGCTCCGTCACCCTTTCCGATGCTGACGTGACCCTGATCGCCGCCCAGGGCACGGCTCAGGACCACTTCGACACCGTCGTGGGCGAGCTGGACGCAGACCTGCCAGCCGTGTTCTCCCTGCAAGCGATCCTGCCCGAGCCCGAGACATTGGCCAGCACCGGCCCCGCCCGTTTCACCGCCACCTATGACGCCGAACAAGGGGCGCGCCTTCGCGGCCGCTTGCCCGATGGCCGTATCGGCGAATCCGTTGAATCCTTCGCCACGGCCATTTTCGGCGCGGACCGGACTGATCTCGCCACCCGTGGCGTGCCAGACCTGCCGCAAGGTTGGTCCGTTCGGGTCATGGCGGGCCTCACCGCCCTGTCGGAGCTGGAAGACGGCATGCTCACGGTCGAGCCCGACGTTCTGCGCCTTTCCGGCCGCACCGGCGATGACGAGATGATCTCCCGCCTCACCCGGCAACTCTCCGAAGACCTTGGGCCCGGTGTGAACTTCCAGATGGATGTGCGCTACGACGAAACCCTCGACCCCATCGCCTCTCAGCCCACACCCGAGCAATGCGAAGCTCGCATTCGCGAAATCCAGGACGAGACCAAGATCACCTTCGACCCCGGCTCGACCGAGATCAACCGCGCCGCCGGCGCGGTTCTGGACCAGATTGCCGACGTCCTGCCCGATTGCCTCCACGTGAGCATGGAAATCGGCGGTCACACCGATGCGCAGGGCGGCGAGGATATGAACCTCAATCTTAGCCAAGCCCGTGCCGATGCGGTGCTCAACGGCCTCTTGGCGCGCGGCGTTCTGGTATCCAACCTGACGGCCCAAGGTTACGGCGAAAGCCAACCGATTGCCGATAACGATACCGAAGACGGGCGCGAACAAAACCGCCGTATCGACTTCCGCCTCTTGGCCAGCGCCGAGATTGTGGATGCCGCCGCCGACGCCGATGACCAACCCCGCACCCGTGGCGGCGTGCTGGCCGCAGGCGCCATTGCCGACTGGCCGTTCGATATCCGCCCCCTGCCGCGCCCCATCGCCCCCCCCGAGGCCTCCGATGCAAACTAG
- a CDS encoding molybdenum cofactor biosynthesis protein MoaE — MDFVRVQEAAFDSGAELNAFTEAMAGAGAVVSFTGVTRDVSEGDMVAMEIEHYPGMTESALTTIREDAVARFELQGALVIHRFGRLAPGEVIMMVATAARHRAGAFQGAEFLMDYLKSRAPFWKREITERGADWVAAKDDDEAALGRW, encoded by the coding sequence ATGGATTTCGTGCGGGTTCAGGAAGCGGCGTTTGACAGCGGCGCGGAGCTGAACGCCTTCACCGAGGCCATGGCAGGCGCAGGCGCTGTGGTGAGTTTCACCGGCGTCACCAGAGATGTATCCGAGGGCGACATGGTCGCCATGGAGATCGAGCATTATCCGGGCATGACTGAATCAGCGCTCACCACGATCCGAGAGGACGCCGTGGCGCGGTTTGAGTTGCAGGGCGCGTTGGTGATCCATCGGTTCGGGCGTTTGGCCCCCGGAGAGGTCATCATGATGGTCGCCACGGCGGCCCGCCACCGGGCAGGGGCGTTCCAGGGCGCGGAGTTCCTGATGGATTACCTGAAGTCCCGAGCCCCATTCTGGAAGCGGGAAATCACCGAGCGGGGGGCCGATTGGGTTGCCGCGAAGGATGATGATGAGGCCGCGTTGGGGCGGTGGTAG
- the moaD gene encoding molybdopterin converting factor subunit 1 yields MDLRYFSWLRERIGTGHEVVETQARTVAELIEELKDRSEAHAFALSDLKSVRAAVDQQLVGFDAPLEGAREVALFPPMTGG; encoded by the coding sequence ATGGACCTGCGGTATTTTTCTTGGCTCAGAGAGCGGATTGGCACGGGTCACGAGGTGGTCGAGACCCAGGCGCGCACCGTGGCTGAGTTGATTGAGGAACTCAAAGACCGCTCGGAAGCCCATGCTTTCGCCCTGTCCGACCTCAAGTCGGTGCGGGCGGCGGTGGACCAGCAGTTGGTCGGCTTTGATGCGCCCCTGGAGGGCGCGCGGGAAGTAGCGCTGTTCCCCCCCATGACAGGGGGCTGA
- the pgsA gene encoding CDP-diacylglycerol--glycerol-3-phosphate 3-phosphatidyltransferase, whose amino-acid sequence MQWNVPNVLTLVRLIAAPMVGFVFLLLPRPFADWVALFLFMGASMTDYLDGLLARKWGQESRFGAMLDPIADKAMVVIALAVLLVIMSLDHGWSALILVPVIIILFREIFVSGLREFLGAHAGTLKVTKLAKWKTTLQMVAIGLLFCWGLFTHYLWALTYGMDATMIESILAGDTADEFGLVWIEFGFFWSGLVGKVLLWLAALLTAITGVDYYLKARPFLQEDT is encoded by the coding sequence ATGCAATGGAACGTACCCAATGTCCTGACCCTCGTGCGCCTGATCGCAGCGCCCATGGTGGGGTTCGTCTTCCTCCTTCTGCCGCGCCCCTTCGCGGATTGGGTCGCGTTGTTCCTGTTCATGGGGGCGTCGATGACCGATTATCTCGACGGACTTCTGGCGCGGAAATGGGGTCAGGAGAGCCGCTTCGGCGCGATGTTGGACCCGATTGCCGATAAGGCGATGGTGGTGATCGCGCTGGCGGTTTTGCTGGTTATCATGAGCCTCGATCACGGCTGGTCGGCGCTGATCCTTGTGCCTGTGATTATCATCTTGTTCCGAGAGATTTTCGTCTCGGGATTGCGAGAGTTCCTGGGCGCCCATGCGGGCACGCTGAAGGTGACGAAACTGGCAAAGTGGAAGACCACGTTGCAGATGGTCGCCATCGGTTTGCTGTTCTGCTGGGGGCTGTTCACCCACTATCTCTGGGCGCTGACCTATGGGATGGATGCCACGATGATCGAGAGCATTCTGGCCGGGGATACCGCCGATGAATTCGGTCTGGTCTGGATCGAGTTCGGGTTCTTCTGGAGCGGTCTTGTGGGCAAGGTCTTGCTTTGGCTGGCGGCCCTTCTGACCGCGATCACCGGGGTAGACTACTACCTGAAGGCGCGGCCCTTTTTGCAGGAAGACACCTGA
- the uvrC gene encoding excinuclease ABC subunit UvrC, whose protein sequence is MKNETETSEDFTPVKTGHEVIADYVRTLDMSPGVYRMLDSQSRVLYVGKARALKRRVANYAKPTGHSPRIARMIRETASMMFLTTRTETEALLLEQNLIKQLKPKFNVLLRDDKSFPNILVSDTHAFPQIKKHRGAKKEKGSYFGPFASAGAVNRTLNQLQRVFLLRNCTDAVFESRTRPCLLYQIKRCSGPCVGHISEADYKASVTDAVRFLKGDSTDLQRQLAEGMAAASEAMEFERAAALRDRIKALTNVQSAQGINPQGVKEADVIALHMEGGQACVQVFFIRANQNWGNRDFYPRVGPDIDEPEVLEAFLGQFYDKKEPPRHLLLSHPVESMDLMAEAMAGKRGGKVEILVPQRGEKAELVDGARRNARESLGRRMAENQAQGKLLDGLAGAFGLDAPPKRVEVYDNSHIQGAHAVGAMIVAGPEGYLKSQYRKFNIRGDSLTPGDDFGMMKEVLTRRFSRLLKEDPDRETEAWPDLLLIDGGAGQISAVKEIMDELGVDDVPFIGVAKGIDRDQGKEEFYVPGKSTFALQRNDPVLYFVQRMRDEAHRFAIGAHRAKRSKAVSATPLDDVPGVGAGRKRALLAHFGSAKAVARANLSDLTAVDGISEGLAQKIYDFFHDQA, encoded by the coding sequence ATGAAAAATGAAACCGAAACATCTGAAGACTTTACGCCCGTAAAAACAGGCCATGAGGTCATTGCCGACTACGTTCGGACGCTGGATATGAGCCCCGGCGTCTATCGCATGCTCGACAGCCAAAGCCGGGTTTTGTACGTGGGAAAAGCCCGCGCCTTGAAGCGGCGGGTGGCGAATTACGCGAAACCGACGGGCCATTCGCCGCGCATCGCGCGCATGATCCGCGAAACCGCCTCGATGATGTTCCTCACCACAAGGACCGAGACCGAGGCGCTGCTGCTCGAACAGAACCTCATCAAGCAGCTCAAGCCCAAGTTCAACGTACTGCTGCGCGACGACAAGAGCTTCCCCAATATCCTCGTCTCCGACACCCACGCCTTCCCGCAGATCAAGAAGCATCGCGGCGCGAAGAAGGAAAAGGGCAGCTACTTCGGCCCCTTCGCCAGCGCCGGTGCCGTGAACCGGACACTGAACCAATTGCAGCGCGTCTTTCTGCTGCGCAATTGCACCGATGCGGTGTTCGAATCCCGGACCCGCCCTTGCCTGCTTTACCAGATCAAACGCTGCTCTGGCCCCTGCGTCGGGCACATTTCCGAGGCGGACTACAAGGCCTCCGTGACCGATGCCGTGCGCTTCCTCAAGGGCGACAGCACCGATCTGCAACGGCAGTTGGCCGAGGGCATGGCCGCGGCGTCCGAGGCGATGGAGTTTGAACGCGCCGCCGCCCTGCGCGACCGGATCAAGGCACTGACCAACGTGCAATCGGCCCAAGGCATCAACCCGCAAGGCGTGAAAGAGGCTGACGTGATCGCCCTCCATATGGAAGGTGGGCAAGCCTGCGTGCAGGTCTTCTTCATCCGCGCTAACCAGAACTGGGGCAACCGCGACTTCTACCCCCGTGTCGGCCCCGACATTGACGAACCCGAGGTGCTGGAAGCCTTCCTTGGACAGTTCTACGACAAGAAAGAGCCGCCCCGTCACCTGCTGCTGTCCCATCCGGTGGAAAGCATGGACCTGATGGCAGAGGCGATGGCCGGAAAGCGCGGCGGCAAGGTGGAAATCCTTGTGCCCCAGCGAGGCGAGAAGGCCGAACTGGTGGACGGCGCGCGCCGCAATGCCCGCGAAAGTCTGGGCCGTCGCATGGCCGAAAATCAGGCGCAGGGCAAATTGCTCGACGGTTTGGCGGGGGCTTTCGGCTTGGACGCTCCGCCCAAGAGGGTGGAGGTCTACGACAACTCCCACATTCAGGGTGCCCACGCCGTGGGCGCGATGATCGTGGCGGGGCCGGAAGGCTACCTAAAAAGCCAGTACCGCAAGTTCAATATTCGCGGCGATAGCCTGACGCCCGGCGATGATTTCGGCATGATGAAAGAGGTTCTGACCCGCCGGTTTTCGCGCCTGCTAAAGGAAGACCCGGACCGCGAAACCGAAGCATGGCCGGACCTTCTGCTGATTGACGGCGGCGCGGGGCAAATCTCGGCGGTGAAAGAGATCATGGACGAATTGGGCGTCGATGATGTGCCCTTCATCGGCGTCGCCAAAGGCATTGACCGCGATCAGGGCAAGGAAGAATTCTACGTCCCCGGCAAGTCCACCTTCGCGCTGCAACGCAATGACCCGGTGCTCTATTTCGTGCAGCGGATGCGGGACGAGGCGCACCGCTTTGCCATCGGGGCGCATCGCGCCAAACGCTCCAAAGCGGTCTCGGCGACGCCACTGGACGATGTGCCGGGCGTCGGCGCGGGCCGCAAACGCGCGTTGCTGGCGCATTTCGGCAGCGCAAAGGCCGTGGCCCGCGCCAACCTGTCGGATCTGACGGCGGTGGATGGCATCAGCGAAGGTCTGGCCCAGAAGATCTACGACTTCTTCCACGATCAGGCTTGA
- a CDS encoding SDR family oxidoreductase, translated as MTALVTGAAKRLGRAMALELAAQGHDVAIHYNSSDDAAEATAADARALGVKAVTVQADLLDEDAVQGLMPRVIDALGPVEVLVNSASVFDYDNIKTATRANWDAHMMSNLRAPFVLTQALAAQLPAPDIDAGGEPVARGLVVNMVDQRVRKLTPEFMTYTLAKAGLWTFTQTAAQALAPRCRVNAIGPGPTMQGARQSAEHFAAQRAATVLNRGAGPEEIVAALRYFLAAKAVTGQLICVDGGQHLGWKTPDVLGVE; from the coding sequence ATGACTGCATTGGTAACCGGGGCCGCCAAACGGTTGGGCCGCGCTATGGCGCTGGAACTGGCCGCACAGGGCCATGACGTAGCGATCCACTACAACAGCAGCGATGACGCCGCCGAGGCCACCGCAGCGGACGCCCGCGCCCTTGGCGTGAAGGCGGTGACGGTGCAGGCGGACCTGCTGGACGAGGACGCCGTGCAGGGGCTGATGCCCCGGGTGATCGACGCGCTCGGCCCGGTGGAGGTGCTGGTCAACAGCGCCTCGGTCTTTGACTACGACAACATCAAAACGGCCACCCGCGCCAATTGGGACGCCCATATGATGTCGAACCTGCGCGCGCCCTTCGTGTTGACGCAGGCGCTGGCCGCGCAACTGCCCGCGCCTGATATCGACGCCGGAGGCGAGCCCGTTGCCCGCGGCCTTGTGGTGAACATGGTGGACCAAAGGGTGCGCAAACTGACGCCCGAATTCATGACCTACACGCTGGCAAAGGCCGGGCTTTGGACCTTCACCCAAACCGCTGCCCAAGCGCTTGCGCCGCGCTGCCGCGTGAACGCCATTGGCCCCGGTCCCACGATGCAAGGCGCCCGCCAATCGGCCGAACACTTCGCCGCGCAACGGGCCGCAACGGTCCTGAACCGGGGCGCCGGCCCCGAAGAAATCGTCGCGGCGCTGCGTTACTTTCTTGCCGCAAAGGCGGTGACAGGACAGCTTATTTGCGTGGATGGCGGCCAACATTTGGGGTGGAAAACCCCCGATGTTCTGGGCGTGGAATGA
- a CDS encoding calcium/sodium antiporter: MAETFGYAALGLVILLLAGDVLVKGAVNLALRLGIPALIVSLTVVAFGTSAPELLISVQSILDGVPGLALGNVVGSNTANVLLVLGVPALITGLAASSDSLREYTFMMIGTALFIVLCFLGPITWWHGAILLLGLAIVLGDAVHSARAHRKASNGEDPIDEIEEADPNMPWWQVGVYLLLGMIGLPLGASLLIDSATTIATEYGISDAVIGLTLVAVGTSLPELATTVMAAIRRQADVAIGNVIGSNVFNLLGIIGVAAFVGPIPVDAEILRFDLWVMLAASVVLAPFVYYRWPMGRGVGLVFSALYVGYILLLLM, translated from the coding sequence ATGGCTGAGACGTTTGGCTACGCCGCTCTAGGGCTGGTAATTCTGTTGCTGGCCGGGGACGTGCTTGTGAAAGGCGCGGTGAACCTTGCGTTGCGCTTGGGGATTCCGGCGCTGATCGTGTCGTTGACCGTGGTGGCCTTCGGCACCTCGGCGCCCGAATTGCTGATCTCGGTCCAGTCCATTCTGGACGGCGTGCCGGGGCTGGCGCTGGGCAACGTGGTGGGGTCAAACACGGCAAATGTGTTGCTGGTGCTGGGCGTGCCGGCGCTGATCACCGGCTTGGCGGCCAGCAGCGATTCCTTGCGCGAATATACCTTCATGATGATCGGCACGGCGCTGTTTATCGTGCTGTGTTTTCTGGGGCCGATTACCTGGTGGCACGGGGCGATCTTGCTGTTGGGCCTGGCCATTGTTTTGGGCGACGCCGTGCACTCGGCCCGGGCCCACCGCAAAGCGTCCAACGGCGAAGACCCGATCGACGAGATCGAGGAAGCAGACCCGAACATGCCGTGGTGGCAGGTCGGGGTCTATCTTCTGTTGGGCATGATCGGCCTGCCCCTTGGCGCCTCGCTTCTGATCGACAGCGCCACCACCATCGCCACCGAATACGGCATCAGCGATGCGGTAATCGGCCTGACACTGGTGGCGGTTGGCACGTCGCTGCCGGAGCTGGCAACAACGGTGATGGCCGCAATCCGCCGCCAGGCGGACGTGGCGATTGGCAATGTCATTGGCTCCAACGTGTTCAACCTTCTGGGCATCATTGGCGTGGCGGCTTTCGTCGGCCCGATCCCCGTGGACGCCGAGATCCTCCGCTTCGACCTTTGGGTCATGCTGGCGGCCTCGGTCGTGCTGGCCCCCTTCGTCTATTATCGCTGGCCCATGGGCCGAGGCGTGGGCTTGGTCTTTTCCGCGCTATATGTGGGCTATATCCTATTGCTCTTGATGTAA